Within the Erigeron canadensis isolate Cc75 chromosome 6, C_canadensis_v1, whole genome shotgun sequence genome, the region AAAAATGCATTACTTGGAGTTTGATGTATTATGCTTTATAAATATCTTCTGATATTCCATTTCCATACGTTATGTTGTAGGTGAATTTGCCCAAAGGTACCGGTCAAGTTGTCAGGGTGGCTGTTCTAACTCAAGGTATTTTTTCGTTTGCTTTAAACTATCATTTTTATTCCCTTTTATTTCTCACTTAAAAGCTCTGCTATAGTTCTGACGTGATAGAAATGGCTTAGAAGTCTCTAATCATGATCTTGTTGAATTCCTATATGAATTGTTGAAATCCACAGGTGAAAAGATCGATGAAGCGAAAAATGCTGGAGCAGATATTGTTGGTGGAGAGGACTTGATAGCACAAATTAAAGGAGGATTCATGGAATTTGACAAACTTATTGCCACCCCTGATATGATGCCTAAGGTTTTACTTTTAGATGAATTTACGACAACCTTATGTCCTTGAAATGAAAGTGAACAGAGAAATGTTGCCACATGTCTTTATTACTTCCATCTTCCTACTCTGTTTGTAACTTCTCTTTGTCCCCAAAAGATTCATTTTTAGAATAGTCTTTAGATAATTTTGATATTTCTGAATTGctctttgttcttttttttttttttttttatagaattgTTACTTATAAGTGTTTCTGTTCCTTTATACAAGTCCTTTATTTTCAATTAcgtaaaatttcattaattctgggaacaaattttttttggatCAGTGTGCCGCTCTAGGAAAGATATTGGGACCCCGAGGACTTATGCCAAACCCAAAGGCCGGAACTGTTACCACCACAATACCTCAGGTAAGATACAACCAACACATATTCACATGACATGTGTGTTTATACATGCTTACATCCATTGACTATATCGAACTTTGCAGACCatagaggaatttaaaaagggGAAAGTGGAATTCAGAGCAGACAAGACAGGAATTGTTCACTTACCATTCGGGAAGGCAAATTTCTCAGAAGAAGATCTTATAGTAAACCTTATCGCTGCAGTGGTATAACTCCTTCCATTTCAAAAGCTTTAACGCATGGAGATTATTTTGTAAGCATAATTGCATTTCAACACActttcttaatttttatatttattcttttgcaGAAATCAGTGGAAACAAACAAGCCAACTGGGGCTAAAGGAGTATACTGGAAAAGCGCCCATATATGTTCGTCAATGGGGCCTTCAATCCGGTTAGATATCAAGGACATGCTTGATTTCAAGCTTCAGTAGTGAATGCATGAATGTCTAAAGAAATGTAAACCATAGATGTAAATTATATCATACGCTGCTTTATTAGCTTCTCGAGGTGTGTTCTTAGAAGACGGAGTGATGCAGTATAGCATGGTTGACAAAAGGAAGAGCACCAAAGCTATTTCCTGGATCAACATTCTCATTAGTGTTCTTCCTTTTTTGCCAATTCAACAATACACTTGTATGACTGTTATATTGGTTCTAAGCTTTAATTTTGGTTTTGTGACGGATGGCTCAATTGACaaccaaaattaaataaattaaggtaaaattacacttttggtccttgaACTTggcatgtttttcacttttagtcattAAACTTCAATAATTGCAAGTTATACACTAAACTtgccatttttttttcacttttggtcaccgCATCAACTTTGTTACCTTTATTCCTTAACTTGCCTAGATTTGTTGGTTTTTATTtcagtttttattattttcatttattccattattaaaagtgataatcgatgaaaaatacattcaaaactcaatccatttacatgatttattacaaattttataacatgaataaaaatatttattgttaaaTTAAAAGGCGTTATCAATTATTCAGAGAAAAAAAAGTCTAGAACACTTTACTCCGGATAGACgttacaatatcttatttttattatagtttagcaATAGTTGATAAAATGAGTTAaggaaaactatataaatttatataacacaaacaaaaatatttacaatttaaataaacataagaagactaaaaatttcaaaaagagACACTAAAAAAAtctaactttataaataaaaatttcaactaACAATTATTTAATCGtcgttcaaaaagaaaatcaaatatttaatctaatcaaactattttataatcaataaagtAGTAAAAAAAACTGTTTCAAAACCCTCAcaaatgaatatgtattttcactaATTGAACAAAACAAGATCTAAGACCTGAAATTAGGTCAattatcacttttaataatggaataaataaaaaggatgaaaagcaaaaaaaaaaaaaaaactaacgaattAGGGCAAGTTAACGGAGGAAAGGTAACAAAGTTGACGCGGTgaccaaaattgaaaaaaagtgGCAAGTTTAGTCTATAATTTgctattttaaaagtttaatgaCTAAAGGTGAAAAACGTGTTAAGttcaggaccaaaagtgtaatttacccgTAAATTAATGATTGAATTGAACACATTGTTACCGACCGAGATTGTTTGCAGTTGTAACTTAACACTGAAATAACTATGAGTAATATACATAGATGTTGGGTGTGTATTAACTAACCCCTTGGATTGCGAAGGCTGTAAGAATAATGGACTCGTGGATCTCCCTCATATAATGATTGTAGCATTGTTGATCAGTTTTAGAGGTCTACGAGGGTTGAAGCCTATGACACTAGTAAGTAAGTAAACACCTAATTAATGtcgtttttttttacatttttaggtCTTAATACCTCAACGATTTATAGGAGAGGTTTAGATGTATACAATCTTATCCCTACCACGAGGATGCAGAGAGGTTGTTTTCAGGTTTCatctaagataaaaaaaaaaatctccgACCTTGCAAGGCATGAAAATAGAACCATTAGACTCTGTTTCTATAGGCAAAAGTGTTAACCACTTATCCGACCTTGCTGGTTTTTGAAGCCAATGacactattttattattatagggTGGTTTGATGTCAACTTTCTAAGGCCCTTCCCAGTAGGCTGTCGATGGGGTCGTCGCCCATTGACGGCAACGTTATTGCTAGCGACCCTTCCAGGTCCAAGTCGTCGACTCCCAATGTTGGGCAGAAGGGCGTGTACGagtgatatataatattaaaagtgaaAGTAGGgcagattttttgtttttttattttgtttgacaTGGATggatatataatattaagaGTTCTGCTATAATATATGTGAAAGATTAAgttttcaaatttataaaacatgtaAATCTTGTTAtgaagaatgctagatatacatatattttcctAACTTATCCATTGTTATGTAAAATTTCCATCTAAACAAATTTTCTAATACAACTTTTTAACCATATTCTTACTTTAACCATATCTATATTActtattagatagacattaaTATTTGATAAGCAACATAGTTTGATCAGTAGTAAATACTCTGGCTTTTAGAGACAGAAGTCATGAGTTCGAttctcatcccatgcaaagatTGGAGGGTATTCTCTACCAATTAGGTAGAATATGaaacaccgtcgaggtattggagcttaaaacccgtagaagacaacatttattttctttctcttttgcaTTAATACTTGATTGTTATTAGGTAAGTTAGAGTTAAGTATATAAAATCGACGCATGTCATTAATTTATAGAAATGAACCAAATGttgattaaaaattataatcatattttaggttattgataaataaatatcCATTGGCTTATCAAATGAACATTATACTTTATTCTAcgtaattatttaatatataaccaTAGCTTGAACAAGATATATAGTACATTGatattaaaaaattcatattacATAAATCATCAAATTAATACAATAAGTAGATCTTACATATAGAAATGGAAATGACATTCTTATTTATCTCATATAGTAGTACGTAAGGTTGAAATCCAAATAGCATATATTGGTCATCATGACCAATGTCATTTGAGAGTTGCATCAAGTGTCAAACCGAAATCTTTGAACTTGTCTTGAGTAATTTGATCAATTTTGTCCCCCATCTCTTTGGTTAAATGATTTTGCCAATCTCCCACCTCACCTCGTCGGAAAAAAACATGATTACCACAAACAGGTTTGTTGTTAATATGCGTATATTTTCCGGATTTGTTTACCTCCAAGTTCTTCAAATGCTCAAAGCCACAAAGAGTAATAATCTTTTCCACCACTTGGTTTTTTTGTTCCTCAACCGAAATAGGCACCCCCATGAACTCTGCCAACCTCTTGACATGAACCTCTGGCTCTTTTTTCATCTCTTCATACCTTAAGAACAATACCTTATCTGGATGTTCAAGACTAGCTTTCCAAAATCCCAATACATGATCCCAATAAGGTCCATAATCCATAACACCCTCACAAAACAACTCGAAAGCTTTATCGAATGATAGGGCAGGTAGGTGTTTTGGTCTCATTTGTTTCACAAAGTGAAACATGGAGACAAAAACATCTTTTGGATCCCTACAAATGTAAACAAATTTACACTCATCTTGAAATGTGGAAGGAAACAAATTAAACGCAAAATGAGAGGAAATTAAACGAGGTGAAGGCAAGAGGTCCATGTTAGTAATAGCATGGTCTTGAGATATGTAAGGATCAAGGCTTGGAAAACAGCTTTGCGGTCCCTGACGAAGCAGAGGATGGTCAGAGAAATCAGGAAAGCGGGAGCGGTTCATGATGGCGAACATGAGGGCTTTCAGCCAGGTTGTCCCAGCCTTTATGAAGGAACACAAGAAGATATCAGTAGACCGATAGTTGAAGTGGTTTTGCATCAGAGTGGCACCCAACAAGATAAAGGAATGTAACCATTGGCCCTGATATAGCAACACATGTTGTTGAACCCACCCGTCTGCTTTTGGAAGCTCGTTGATGAGCTCGGCGTGTCGTTTGCGAGTCTTTTCTTGATCAGTTGACATGTTTGGATGGAATTAAGTGGaatgatgtatatgtatatataatatgatgaACACACAAACTGCAAGCATCCACATACTTAAATCTTGAGCCCCTGTCCACATACTTAAATCTCATATCTGTAAAAGAATTGACATCTGTTGTTAGGCATTATCTACACCAATTAACTTCTGTTGGCCCACACATTCTTTTCACATCAATACCTTAGAAAGATTCTAACATATATAGTCCAAGAAGCCAACAGAACGATCAATTTCGTTGCAGTATTATTTTACCATCCcacataaaagtatatatatagcaatAACCTCGGCGTGTCATTTGCGAGTCttttcttgatcatcttgattAGTTGACATGTTTGGATGGAATTAATTGGAATGATGTATAATAATATGATGAACACACAAACTGCAAGCATTCTATGTTCAGTTGAAAATCTTGAGCCCTTGTCCACATACTTAAATCTCATATCTGTAAAAGAATTGACATCTGTTGGTCCtttttctgaaaaaaaaaatgaaatcattGGTCCTTTTTCTGCATATGCAACACATGTTgaaatgatgaatatatttttaaggTTTAGTTTTAGATGGATATACGACAACCTTATGTCCTTGAAATGCAAGTGAATAGTGCACATGCCTTTATTTCTCCCATTGTCCTACTCCGTTTGTAACTTCTCTTTGTCCCTCAAAAGATTCgttttagaaaataaagaaagaaattgtTCACTGCCGTCTTCTGTGAGTTTGAGactcaatacctcgacggtgtatgcgggaggttaagatgtaggtaGATCTTACCTCAACCAAGGTAGAaagactgcttccagtttctacatAAATTGTAAAAAACAACCTCCGGCCTTTGCATAGGATGAGGATGAAACTCATAATCTCTGTTTTTCAGACAGAGTGTTTACCGTTGATCCAAACCACGCTGCTTTCGTTGTAGAAATAatctttacataattttgatatttctaaattgctttttttttttttgagaattgTTATAGCTTATAACTACTTCTGTTCATTTATACAAGTCCCTTATTGTCAATTACGTAATATGTCATTAATTCTGGGAACAAATTTTTTTGTAGATCACTGACTAGTGATCCCGAGGACTTATGCCAAACTCAAAGGCCGGAACTGTTACGACCACAATACCTCAGGTAAGATATAGCCAACACATAGTTCGCATGACATGTGTGTTATACATGCCTACATCCATTGAGTATATCAAACTTTGCAGACCttagaggaatttaaaaagggGAAAGTGGAATTCATAGCAGATAAGACAGGAATTGTTCTTATAGTAAACCTTATTGCTGCAGTGGCATAAATCCTTCCATTTTGTAAGTTTTAATGCGTGGAGACCGTTATGTATATACAATTGCATTCCGACACACTCAATGTTTTTTTTGCAGAAATCAGTGGAAACAAACAAGCCATCTTGATAGAAACTAGAAACTAAGCATTTGTTAATGCTATTATATGGTTAGAGGTAAATATGGGACTACTTTATATATACAAGAAACAGAGAAAATTTGTCAAAACTATATAGTTCAAGACCAGTTTGAGGTAGAAAGCAATAAAGAGATATTGTTCAATATGGCCATGACGAATTTTATGAGACACAAAATAAAGCGGTTAACGCTGTACTTGTTGTTGTTCCTTTTCCACTTGAACCGATTAACCAATTTGCCTGCTCTGCCTTCTAGTTCATCTTCATACTGTATATTGGTATAACTCGAATCGGCCCtagaaagaaaataaactaAGTGATTTATTAAACACTATCGAACAAATAGTACACCGCAAGATTAACAGTATATGTGAGCTAGCTACAATACCTGTTCTTCCTGCTCAGCCTTGAGCACCTGCATTATCTACACCAATTAACTTCTGTTGGCCCACACATTCTTTTCACATCAATACCTTAGAAAGATTCTAACATATATAGTCCAAGAAGCCAACAGAACGATCAATTTCGTTGCACAATCAATAGTTACAGTATTATTTTACCATCCcacataaaagtatatatatagcaatAACATATGTTATGCAtcgcatatgtatatatatatacttcataACAAACAATTCTTATATGTATAGTAAGTAGTTACTATAATGTGGTCATAAGATAGTCTATAAAGTATAAACGCGCCAACTGATGTAATTAGTAATTACATCTTTTGCTCGCTCTTTAGTCGTTATTGTACTTCTCCTCTCTCGTTCGACACCAAATAGCAAAAAATTCATGAGCCTAATCTATATTAACTCATCCTTAGTAATTACATCTTTAGTCTTCAGGATTATATGGCGTCTCACATTTGTAGTACCtatacacaaaaaaaataaaaattgagaaACAGGAACTGCTTCTAGAGAGGTAACCAACACTCAGGAATTCCGATTTGATAAACTTCATGAGCCTAATTAATATTAAGTCATCCTTATAAACTTATCAAGACtgctttttaattaagaaaaccCTAGGGCGCGTTTAATTCACGAAAACACCActtgttttccttttttattttccaagaaaacatgaaaaacaggaAACACgttcaaatcatagttttccaCTTTTCTATGGGAAATTAGAATAcacatttttattgttttccactttttattttctatttactaaattttgaaaacctcaACTTATATTAACTCTTATCTACGCCCCAGTCCATGCCCCTCGTCATCCCTCGCCCCCACCCCGTCAGCTCACAGCGTCACCCCCTACCCCCACCCGACCCCAAACCTCTCACTTAACCAAGTAAATTATAACatcttttttaaaaaggaaaatgatgaaaataaCGTTTTCTAGTTTTGAAGGCGTTttcaaagttctcatttgttctctaGAGATGGAAAACTCTTTCAATTTTCTAGAgaattaaaaatggaaaatttgaaaacattttctacaactAAACGCGCACTAAAAAtcagtgaaaataaaaaaaaaaggcattCATACGTATGCATATAATGCCTAATATAAATGGAGTAATAAAGAAATCcaatttgataaattcatgAGCCTAATCTATATTAGCTTCTCGAGGTTTTCTCTTAGAAGACGGAGTGATGCAGTATAGCATATATGGAGCATGGTTTAAAAAAGGATCGGAGGAGAGCACAAAAAGCTATTTCTTGGATCAGCATTCTCATTAATAGTGTTCTCCCTTTTTTGCCAATTCAACAATACACTTAACACTTGTATGACTGTTATATTGGTTCTAAgctttatttttggttttcgaCAGATGGCTCAATCggcacccatatatatatatatatatatgggaaaaaagaatataaggctgtccgacacctaaacttaggtgtggaaccactcacataataatattttattatttcttgtttaattaataaatgcatgggcccctgatttttatggattaaaaaaacaatatgtaagtgttcccatctatatatatatatatatataggggttgggtactgtaaaataaatattaaagtaaaacaaataaaacaagatcttGACTCTTAGATCGTGGTTatattgatgcacaaagattcacgaagTAATTGATGCATggtgattttcatgatgcacggtgattttcaatgaataaaaacctattgttttatttgttttactttaatacttgttttattttacatatatatatatattagctatgaTATATATGGCATTTGATCTCCTGTTCATGGGGTTCATGCATTGGCACAATCACATCAAAGTCGATTCTTTCTTGTTTGCAAGTAAAATACGAAACTTAATAGTTGAATTGAACACATTGTTACCGAGATTGTTTGCAATTGTAACTAATACTTCTATGAGTAATACACATAGATCTTGGGTGTGGTTCTACTAACCCGTTGGATTGTGAAAAGTGATGTATCTCCCTCATATATAGATTTGTAGTGTTGTTGACGGGACAATCATGTATCATATACTCGATTCGTAccataataaatttaatttaggaaattgatatatagttttaaaaaagtCTCTTAACTAATAAGATGTTGCCTTTATTTTGTTGGAACctttttttacaacttaaaaGTGACCATTTAGTTTGAAACGAACAAAAAATTGTAATGTGTAATCTATTTTAAGgctgaaaaaatatataataaattaatatatatatattaaaaagaaaggtgtgtaaagaatagtaacgggctaatttatttttttgggcccgttttcattttcttaattggtcactttattttcttttggacccatcttatattcttaattacaaattatgtttttatcttttaaattgcttccaatttgtttacaaaagatcacttcttttaattacatattattattttttaagtttgtaacatttttaagattatctaATCTTATTAGAAGTGaaatattacatagtatatatacacataaaagtAGGGTGTATGTTTGGAATATATACACTTAACCATTTTCGAAAAttttgtttgcaatacttattagtttcaatgtcattttggttgatgttttattattatgaattatttttgtttcactttctattttcagtGATTTAggaaattagctttaattatgtttgtattattaaatttgtttttttattttaaatactctactttcatacttattatcttttgaaatctatataatatattaatctgttataaaGTTATACTgtcgattttttctaatttataattgcttaatcattaaaaaatcaatatcaacttaggttttgagctatataatatttttaaaaacatgtaataatttacggaacacaataaatataatgtctcccgggAGCAACGTCCGGGTAACGTATCTCGTTAATAACTATTACTAAAGTGGTCTAATGTACCTTCTAATGTGTTCATACAAGGTCGCGTATTCCAAATTTTCAAGGTAACATATTCTGGACATGGTCAAAGAAAGAACTCAAAA harbors:
- the LOC122605914 gene encoding cytosolic sulfotransferase 16-like isoform X1; its protein translation is MSTDQEKTRKRHAELINELPKADGWVQQHVLLYQGQWLHSFILLGATLMQNHFNYRSTDIFLCSFIKAGTTWLKALMFAIMNRSRFPDFSDHPLLRQGPQSCFPSLDPYISQDHAITNMDLLPSPRLISSHFAFNLFPSTFQDECKFVYICRDPKDVFVSMFHFVKQMRPKHLPALSFDKAFELFCEGVMDYGPYWDHVLGFWKASLEHPDKVLFLRYEEMKKEPEVHVKRLAEFMGVPISVEEQKNQVVEKIITLCGFEHLKNLEVNKSGKYTHINNKPVCGNHVFFRRGEVGDWQNHLTKEMGDKIDQITQDKFKDFGLTLDATLK
- the LOC122605914 gene encoding cytosolic sulfotransferase 17-like isoform X2, with product MQNHFNYRSTDIFLCSFIKAGTTWLKALMFAIMNRSRFPDFSDHPLLRQGPQSCFPSLDPYISQDHAITNMDLLPSPRLISSHFAFNLFPSTFQDECKFVYICRDPKDVFVSMFHFVKQMRPKHLPALSFDKAFELFCEGVMDYGPYWDHVLGFWKASLEHPDKVLFLRYEEMKKEPEVHVKRLAEFMGVPISVEEQKNQVVEKIITLCGFEHLKNLEVNKSGKYTHINNKPVCGNHVFFRRGEVGDWQNHLTKEMGDKIDQITQDKFKDFGLTLDATLK
- the LOC122604488 gene encoding 50S ribosomal protein L1, chloroplastic, with product MAMASPSSTSATLTLSSIHLHQEPKSSLISSLTFKQNPPKQNLFHLQSHQLECFLRPKSKISPFLVSAYAAEADLAEDVDEDVSGGGVATVAPPSPSKPKKGKAALPLKSDRTRSKRFLEIQKLRENKKDYDVKTAISLLKQMASTKFVESAEAHFRLNIDPKYNDQQLRATVNLPKGTGQVVRVAVLTQGEKIDEAKNAGADIVGGEDLIAQIKGGFMEFDKLIATPDMMPKCAALGKILGPRGLMPNPKAGTVTTTIPQTIEEFKKGKVEFRADKTGIVHLPFGKANFSEEDLIVNLIAAVKSVETNKPTGAKGVYWKSAHICSSMGPSIRLDIKDMLDFKLQ